Proteins encoded in a region of the Drosophila sechellia strain sech25 chromosome 2L, ASM438219v1, whole genome shotgun sequence genome:
- the LOC6613465 gene encoding probable cytochrome P450 4ac1 produces the protein MWIALLGTPILLAVLTLLLKQINKTYFILSLTKRVRTEDGSPLESKVAIMPGKTRFGNNLDILNFTPASVFNFVRESTAKAKGKNYLWYFLHAPMYNVVRPEEAEEVFQSTKLITKNVVYELIRPFLGDGLLISTDHKWHSRRKALTPAFHFNVLQSFLGIFKEECKKFINVLEKNLDAELELNRVIPPFTLNNICETALGVKLDDMSEGNEYRKAIHAIEEILIQRVCNPLMYYNWYFFLYGDYRKHSQNLRIVHDFSSRIIERKRQQFQQKQLGEVDEFGRKQRYAMLDTLLAAEADGQIDHQGICDEVNTFMFEGYDTTSTCLIFTLLMLALHEDVHKKCYEEVESLPEDSDDISMFQFNKLVYLECVIKESLRMFPSVPFIGRQCVEETVVNGMVMPKDTQISIHIYDIMRDPRHFPKPDLFQPDRFLPENTVNRHPFAYVPFSAGQRNCIGQKFAILEMKVLLAAVIRNFKLLPATQLEDLTFENGIVLRTQENIRVKLLKRVK, from the exons ATGTGGATCGCTCTGCTGGGGACCCCAATTTTGTTGGCGGTCCTAACGCTTCTTCtcaaacaaattaataaaacttaCTTCATACTCTCATTAACAAAGCGTGTGCGAACCGAGGATGGCAGTCCATTGGAGAGCAAAGTGGCCATAATGCCGGGAAAAACGCGATTTGGCAATAACTTGGATATTCTGAACTTTACGCCAG CTagtgtttttaattttgtgcGCGAATCCACGGCCAAGGCCAAGGGTAAGAATTATCTGTGGTATTTTCTACATGCACCCATGTATAATGTGGTTCGACCCGAGGAAGCTGAGGAGGTATTCCAGAGCACCAAGCTGATAACCAAGAACGTGGTTTACGAACTGATTAGACCATTTCTGGGAGACGGACTCCTGATAAGCACGG ATCACAAATGGCATTCCAGACGAAAGGCTTTAACGCCCGCCTTTCATTTCAATGTCCTGCAGTCTTTCCTGGGTATATTCAA GGAAGAGTGCAAAAAGTTCATTAATGTTTTAGAGAAAAATTTAGATGCTGAGCTGGAGCTTAACCGGGTTATTCCGCCATTCACTTTGAATAACATATGCG AAACTGCTCTGGGTGTGAAGCTGGATGACATGTCGGAGGGCAACGAATATAGAAAGGCCATCCATGCCATCGAGGAAATTCTAATTCAACGCGTGTGCAATCCGCTGATGTACTACAACTGGTATTTCTTCCTTTACGGAGACTACCGAAAGCATTCGCAGAATCTTCGGATAGTTCACGACTTCTCCAGTCGCATTATAGAACGAAAAAGGCAGCAATTCCAGCAGAAACAACTCGGAGAAGTCGATGAATTTGGCAGGAAGCAGCGATACGCCATGCTTGATACCCTGTTAGCAGCCGAAGCAGATGGTCAGATCGATCATCAGGGTATCTGCGATGAAGTCAATACCTTCATGTTCGAGGGATACGATACTACGTCCACTTGTCTTATATTTACCCTACTGATGCTGGCTCTCCATGAGGATGTCCACAAGAAGTGCTATGAGGAGGTGGAAAGTCTTCCCGAGGACAGCGATGACATCAGTATGTTTCAGTTCAACAAACTAGTCTACTTGGAGTGTGTGATAAAGGAATCGCTGAGAATGTTTCCATCAGTGCCATTCATTGGGCGCCAATGCGTGGAGGAGACTGTGGTGAATGGAATGGTGATGCCAAAGGACACCCAGATCAGCATCCACATATACGACATCATGAGGGACCCGCGACATTTCCCGAAACCAGATCTGTTCCAGCCTGATCGATTTCTACCGGAGAACACAGTGAATCGTCATCCCTTCGCGTATGTGCCTTTTAGTGCAGGCCAGAGAAATTGCATTGGTCAGAAGTTTGCCATTCTGGAGATGAAGGTGCTCTTGGCAGCGGTTATTAGAAACTTCAAACTCCTGCCCGCCACCCAATTGGAGGATCTCACTTTTGAGAACGGAATTGTGCTGCGCACACAAGAGAATATCAGAGTGAAGCTATTGAAAAGGGTCAAATGA
- the LOC6613466 gene encoding probable cytochrome P450 4ac2 gives MYLEVLFAIPLVVFLFRKLWAHLNRTYFILSLCKRIRTEDGSLLENKIYVAPSKTRFGNNFDLVNFTSESIFNFMRDASAKAKGRNYLWYFFHAPMYNIVRAEEAEEILQSTKLITKNMIYDLLKPFLGDGLLISTDQKWHSRRKALTPAFHFKVLQSFLIIFKEECSKLVKVLHQSVDTELKLNQVIPQFTLNNVCETALGVKLDDLSEGIRYRQSIHAIEEVMQQRLCNPFFYNIVYFFLFGDYQKQVNNLKIAHEFSSNIIEKRRSLFKNNQLGQEDEFGKKQRYAMLDTLLAAEADGQIDHQGICDEVNTFMFEGYDTTSTCLIFTLLMLALHEDVQKKCYAEIKYLPEDSDDISVFQFNELVYMECVIKESLRLFPSVPFIGRRCVEEGVVNGLIMPKNTQINIHLYEIMRDARHFSNPKMFQPDRFFPENTVNRHPFAFVPFSAGQRNCIGQKFAILEIKVLLAAVIRNFKILPVTLLDDLTFENGIVLRTKQNIKVKLVHRESK, from the exons ATGTATTTGGAAGTCCTGTTCGCTATTCCACTTGTGGTTTTCCTTTTTCGCAAGTTATGGGCTCATTTGAATAGGACCTATTTCATCCTGAGTCTTTGCAAACGAATTCGAACTGAAGACGGTAGTTTGctggaaaacaaaatttacGTAGCGCCGAGCAAAACACGATTTGGAAACAACTTTGACCTCGTGAACTTTACATCTG AAAGCATCTTTAACTTCATGAGAGATGCATCTGCAAAAGCGAAAGGTCGAAACTATCTCTGGTATTTTTTCCATGCACCCATGTATAATATTGTTCGCGCCGAGGAAGCCGAGGAGATATTGCAAAGTACCAAGCTTATCACCAAAAATATGATCTACGATCTTTTGAAACCGTTTTTGGGCGATGGTCTGCTGATTAGCAcag ATCAGAAATGGCACTCTAGAAGAAAAGCCCTGACTCCTGCTTTTCATTTTAAAGTATTGCAGTCTTTTCTGATCATATTCAA AGAAGAGTGCAGTAAACTTGTGAAAGTCTTGCATCAAAGTGTGGATACGGAGTTGAAGCTCAATCAGGTTATTCCTCAGTTCACGCTAAACAATGTTTGCG AAACCGCACTGGGAGTAAAACTTGATGACTTGTCGGAGGGTATTCGATATCGCCAGTCGATTCACGCCATTGAAGAAGTTATGCAGCAGCGCTTATGCAATCCCTTCTTCTATAACATAGTGTATTTCTTTCTGTTCGGCGACTATCAAAAGCAGGTGAATAATTTAAAGATAGCCCACGAGTTCTCCAGTAATATCATAGAGAAAAGGAGGAGTCTCTTCAAGAACAACCAGCTCGGCCAAGAGGATGAATTCGGCAAGAAGCAGCGATACGCCATGCTTGATACCCTGTTAGCAGCCGAAGCAGATGGTCAGATCGATCATCAGGGTATCTGCGATGAAGTCAATACCTTCATGTTCGAGGGATACGATACTACGTCCACTTGTCTTATATTTACCCTACTGATGCTGGCTCTCCATGAGGATGTCCAGAAGAAGTGCTATGCGGAGATCAAATACCTTCCCGAGGATAGCGACGATATCAGTGTGTTCCAGTTTAATGAACTGGTCTATATGGAATGTGTGATTAAGGAATCTCTCCGCTTGTTTCCCTCGGTGCCTTTCATTGGACGCCGGTGCGTGGAGGAGGGTGTGGTCAACGGTTTGATCATGCCCAAGAACACCCAAATCAACATTCACCTCTACGAAATCATGCGGGATGCCCGGCACTTTTCAAACCCAAAAATGTTTCAACCGGATCGATTCTTTCCGGAGAACACAGTGAATCGTCATCCCTTCGCTTTTGTGCCTTTTAGTGCGGGACAAAGGAATTGCATTGGTCAAAAGTTTGCTATCCTAGAGATTAAAGTGCTTCTGGCAGCGGTCATCAGGAATTTTAAGATATTGCCTGTTACTCTTCTCGATGATCTGACGTTTGAAAATGGAATTGTGCTGCGTACGAAGCAAAATATTAAGGTTAAACTGGTACACAGGGAAAGTAAATAA